The proteins below come from a single Etheostoma spectabile isolate EspeVRDwgs_2016 chromosome 4, UIUC_Espe_1.0, whole genome shotgun sequence genomic window:
- the zgc:109965 gene encoding nicalin-1, with product MLLRDLGVASVVLLLCVQCVHGSALPAMSSYEFTAYRMQQYNLAQHKHGCRGAIVVAEARSAEEPVLTRRCVIMKVLDFTTDKYLEAKRQNAAAILILLPKNISSIPQDTVQSFMVSESKALLKETLMPVYVAPEDEQLLYMYDEVKQAAATRTSSIFVRVLRSMVTATAFQILVSNSVPIKGFTDNAIATLEGVLPGAGEDVPTIVITAHYDSFGLAPWLAYGADSNGSGVTILLELARLFQKLYSSSSTIPPYNLMFSLTGGGKYNFLGTKRWIEENLDHAETSLLHDNVEFVLCLDTLGNSDELYVHVSRPPKPDTPMHSFMQQLEEVVSSRFPHVKVGLVHKKINLVESTVAWEHERYSLRKIPSFTLSHLEDPKSELRGSMLDTMSQVDFRKMKRNGIIVAEALARYMYNLSGKGSPKDVQVFKGQLDFHDGRMSSLMSFLTSVPRATQLLDKEPSHILLVNSLEHELKRYLQQVHRHAFRQDRRDPDITFFDQMNPPVVMYRVKPAAFDLFLGGCIAAYLGIVYYTIQNCGYLYTKLKAAMKSKHE from the exons ATGTTGCTGAGAGACCTGGGTGTAGCCTCCGTGGTGCTACTTCTCTGTGTCCAATGTGTGCACGGATCGGCTCTCCCTGCCATGTCCTCCTATGAGTTCACAGCCTACCGGATGCAACAGTACAACTTGGCACAACATAAGCATG GTTGCCGTGGAGCCATCGTGGTGGCAGAGGCACGCTCAGCAGAGGAGCCGGTGCTGACTCGCCGCTGTGTCATCATGAAGGTGCTGGACTTCACCACAGACAAATACCTTGAGGCCAAGAGGCAAAATGCTGCTGCCATCCTGATCCTGCTGCCCAAAAATATCTCCAGTATCCCCCAGGACACTGTACAG TCTTTCATGGTGAGTGAGAGTAAAGCCTTGCTAAAGGAGACGCTCATGCCCGTGTATGTGGCGCCTGAGGATGAACAgctgctttacatgtatgatgAGGTCAAGCAAGCTGCAGCCACCCGGACCTCATCTATATTCGTCAGAG TCCTTCGAAGCATGGTCACAGCTACAGCCTTTCAGATCTTAGTGAGCAACAGTGTCCCTATTAAGGGCTTCACTGACAACGCCATTGCTACACTGGAG GGGGTGCTCCCCGGAGCAGGGGAGGATGTACCCACTATTGTCATCACTGCCCACTATGATTCCTTTGGGCTGGCACCA TGGTTGGCATATGGAGCAGACTCTAATGGCAGTGGGGTCACCATCCTGCTCGAGTTGGCGCGTCTCTTCCAAAAGCTTTATAGCAGCTCAAGCACCATACCACC ATATAATTTAATGTTCTCCTTAACCGGAGGAGGAAAGTACAATTTCCTTGGCACAAAGAGATGGATTGAAGAGAATCTGGACCATGCTG agACCAGCCTGCTTCATGACAATGTGGAATTTGTGCTGTGTTTGGATACACTGGGCAACAGTGATGAACTGTACGTGCACGTGTCCCGCCCTCCTAAACCCGACACTCCGATGCACTCTTTCATGCAACAGCTGGAGGAG GTGGTGTCCTCCAGATTTCCCCATGTGAAGGTGGGACTGGTCCATAAGAAGATCAATCTTGTGGAGTCCACAGTAGCGTGGGAGCATGAGCGATACAGCCTGCGCAAGATACCAAGTTTTACTCTGTCACATCTGGAAGACCCCAAATCTGAGCTCCGTGGCTCCATGCTAGACACCAT GTCACAAGTGGATTTCAGGAAAATGAAGCGTAACGGCATCATCGTAGCAGAAGCACTGGCACGTTATATGTACAATCTCTCTGGCAAG GGTTCACCAAAAGATGTTCAGGTTTTCAAAGGCCAATTG GACTTTCATGACGGCCGTATGTCCAGTCTGATGTCCTTCCTGACGTCAGTCCCTCGAGCCACCCAGCTGCTGGATAAGGAGCCCAGCCACATCCTTCTGGTTAACTCACTGGAGCACGAGTTGAAACGTTACCTGCAGCAAGTTCACAGACATGCCTTCCGACAGGACAGGAG GGACCCTGATATTACCTTTTTTGATCAAATGAACCCACCGGTAGTGATGTACAG AGTGAAGCCTGCTGCCTTTGATCTCTTCCTCGGCGGCTGCATTGCTGCTTATTTGGGGATTGTTTACTATACCATTCAG AATTGTGGTTATCTCTACACAAAGCTCAAAGCAGCAATGAAATCCAAGCACGAGTAA
- the LOC116687396 gene encoding uncharacterized protein LOC116687396 isoform X1 gives MAPQLYTTMYKEQFASPGRPKREQLRPTSAHRRNNPQPRPDFLFPRSLQANYRSCHTLPHSPLDSGRPLLPPVKHLSFHSPVTTCPHNYLNTANTGKPNRMPPVNPSTAQALPSADGLQKLQLNEPPSGTGLKLHAALKNPVRVDYQRNVHPLSAQQLRHHPGAQIQTRPQTSNPQHHFPVTRYWRSSSSSSNDYGGCYSCFHVVKPYQAGHYIIHPEFVSECLC, from the exons ATGGCTCCCCAGCTCTACACCACCATGTACAAAGAGCAGTTTGCCTCTCCCGGCAGACCAAAACGGGAGCAACTTCGACCCACCTCTGCCCACCGCAGGAACAACCCCCAGCCCCGGCCG GACTTTCTGTTTCCCCGGAGTCTTCAGGCCAACTACAGGTCATGCCACACACTACCCCACTCCCCTTTGGACAGTGGACGTCCTCTTCTCCCACCTGTCAAACATTTATCATTCCATAGTCCAGTGACGACTTGTCCACACAACTACctaaacacagcaaacacaggCAAACCAAACCGCATGCCCCCTGTCAACCCATCCACAGCACAAGCTCTGCCCTCTGCTGATGGACTGCAGAAACTACAGCTGAATGAGCCTCCTTCTGGCACTGGCTTAAAACTCCACGCTGCTTTGAAGAACCCAGTAAG AGTGGATTATCAGAGGAATGTTCATCCACTCTCAGCACAGCAACTCAG ACATCATCCAGGTGCTCAAATTCAGACAAGACCCCAAACCAGCAACCCTCAACACCACTTTCCGGTGACACGATACTGGAGGTCAAGTTCTAGTAGCAGCAATGATTATGG CGGGTGCTACAGCTGCTTCCATGTGGTGAAGCCCTACCAAGCTGGGCACTACATCATACACCCAGAGTTTGTGTCTGAGTGTCTATGTTAA
- the LOC116687396 gene encoding uncharacterized protein LOC116687396 isoform X2: protein MAPQLYTTMYKEQFASPGRPKREQLRPTSAHRRNNPQPRPDFLFPRSLQANYRSCHTLPHSPLDSGRPLLPPVKHLSFHSPVTTCPHNYLNTANTGKPNRMPPVNPSTAQALPSADGLQKLQLNEPPSGTGLKLHAALKNPVRVDYQRNVHPLSAQQLRHHPGAQIQTRPQTSNPQHHFPVTRYWSGCYSCFHVVKPYQAGHYIIHPEFVSECLC, encoded by the exons ATGGCTCCCCAGCTCTACACCACCATGTACAAAGAGCAGTTTGCCTCTCCCGGCAGACCAAAACGGGAGCAACTTCGACCCACCTCTGCCCACCGCAGGAACAACCCCCAGCCCCGGCCG GACTTTCTGTTTCCCCGGAGTCTTCAGGCCAACTACAGGTCATGCCACACACTACCCCACTCCCCTTTGGACAGTGGACGTCCTCTTCTCCCACCTGTCAAACATTTATCATTCCATAGTCCAGTGACGACTTGTCCACACAACTACctaaacacagcaaacacaggCAAACCAAACCGCATGCCCCCTGTCAACCCATCCACAGCACAAGCTCTGCCCTCTGCTGATGGACTGCAGAAACTACAGCTGAATGAGCCTCCTTCTGGCACTGGCTTAAAACTCCACGCTGCTTTGAAGAACCCAGTAAG AGTGGATTATCAGAGGAATGTTCATCCACTCTCAGCACAGCAACTCAG ACATCATCCAGGTGCTCAAATTCAGACAAGACCCCAAACCAGCAACCCTCAACACCACTTTCCGGTGACACGATACTGGAG CGGGTGCTACAGCTGCTTCCATGTGGTGAAGCCCTACCAAGCTGGGCACTACATCATACACCCAGAGTTTGTGTCTGAGTGTCTATGTTAA
- the myorg gene encoding myogenesis-regulating glycosidase yields the protein MYQVVPGGAGGTITDVIPKQKHSKDTQPLVGAGVIGLVLVIAAVTAWCYYIASLRKAELLKTQLLDLNKDGYIIRNQGGSIVFRMDFRSGTLNLDSCSKEGEMLSCERTTDRKLNFFIETVRPKDTVQCYRVRWEELVPDIPVEHAMTYKFAHWYGGAVSAIQHWPISIYGQQAPKPFVTSDIYSNRNEFGGILESYWLSSNATAIKINNSVPFHLGWNDTEKTMSFQARYNDSPFKPNPGEAPCAELSYRVCVGLDVTSMHKYMVRRYFNKPNKVPAKVMFRHPIWSTWALHKTDIDQEKVLTYAANIRKYKFNCSHLEIDDRYTSRYGEFEFDPAKFPNASAMFQMLKSNGFLTSLWIHPFVNYDSENFHTCVERGLFVREPTGRLPALVRWWNGIGGILDFTNPEARDWFSSQLRSLRTRYGVSSFKFDAGETNYLPWKFSTRTPIRDPSFFTRRYTEMAIPYNDRAELRSGYQSQNISCFFRPIDRDSVWGYELGLKSLIPTVLTISILGYQFILPDMIGGNAYLNRTDGNSALPDRELYIRWLELSAFMPSMQFSIPPWEYDNEVVEIARKYTALHESIVAPRVLELAGEVLDTGDPIIRPLWWIATGDETAYKIDSQFLIGDDLMVAPVLEPGKQERDIYLPAGRWRSYKGERFDIKEPLHLTDYPVDLDEIAYFVWV from the exons ATGTACCAAGTTGTACCTGGAGGAGCGGGAGGAACAATTACAGATGTTATCCCTAAGCAGAAACACAGCAAGGACACTCAACCCTTAGTTGGAGCTGGAGTAATCGGCCTGGTGCTGGTAATTGCAGCAGTGACCGCATGGTGTTATTACATAGCCTCTCTACGCAAAGCTGAGCTGCTTAAGACCCAGCTTCTGGATCTGAATAAAGATGGCTACATTATCCGCAACCAGGGAGGGTCTATTGTTTTCAGAATGGATTTCAG GTCAGGTACGCTGAATTTGGATTCATGCTCTAAAGAAGGGGAAATGCTGAGCTGTGAACGCACCACTGATAGAAAACTAAACTTCTTCATTGAGACAGTGCGACCCAAAGACACGGTACAATGCTACCGTGTGCGTTGGGAGGAACTGGTTCCTGACATTCCTGTTGAGCATGCTATGACATACAAGTTTGCACATTGGTATGGGGGTGCAGTGTCAGCAATTCAACACTGGCCTATTTCTATTTATGGCCAACAGGCTCCCAAACCCTTTGTTACTAGTGACATCTACTCAAACCGCAATGAATTTGGTGGAATTTTAGAGAGTTATTGGCTTTCATCCAATGCCACGGCCATTAAGATAAATAATTCAGTGCCTTTCCACCTGGGCTGGAATGACACAGAGAAGACCATGTCCTTCCAGGCGCGATACAATGACAGTCCCTTCAAGCCAAACCCAGGAGAGGCACCGTGTGCTGAACTTAGCTACAGAGTATGCGTGGGCTTGGATGTGACATCCATGCACAAGTACATGGTCCGCAGATACttcaacaaaccaaacaaagtgCCAGCCAAAGTCATGTTTCGCCATCCTATATGGTCGACCTGGGCTCTACATAAGACTGACATTGACCAAGAGAAAGTCTTGACATATGCTGCCAACATTCGCAAGTATAAGTTTAACTGTAGCCACCTGGAAATAGATGATCGCTACACCAGCCGCTACGGAGAATTTGAGTTTGACCCAGCAAAGTTCCCCAATGCCTCGGCCATGTTCCAAATGCTAAAATCAAATGGATTTCTGACGTCACTGTGGATTCACCCTTTTGTTAACTATGACTCAGAAAACTTCCATACTTGCGTAGAGAGGGGGCTATTTGTCCGGGAGCCTACAGGCCGGCTGCCGGCCTTGGTGCGCTGGTGGAATGGTATTGGCGGCATTTTGGACTTCACAAATCCAGAAGCTCGCGATTGGTTTTCCTCCCAGCTACGTTCACTGCGCACAAGGTACGGGGTATCCTCTTTTAAATTTGACGCTGGGGAGACCAACTACTTACCGTGGAAATTTAGTACCAGAACTCCCATTCGGGACCCGAGTTTTTTCACAAGACGTTACACAGAAATGGCAATTCCCTACAATGATCGAGCTGAGCTGCGCAGTGGCTACCAGTCTCAGAATATATCCTGCTTCTTCAGACCAATTGACAGAGACTCTGTTTGGGGCTATGAGTTGGGTCTCAAATCTCTTATCCCCACAGTGCTCACCATCAGCATTCTCGGCTATCAGTTCATTCTACCAGACATGATCGGAGGGAATGCATATCTAAACCGCACAGATGGGAATAGTGCATTACCTGATCGAGAGCTCTACATCCGCTGGCTGGAGCTTTCGGCCTTCATGCCCTCAATGCAGTTTTCTATTCCGCCATGGGAATACGACAACGAGGTGGTTGAAATTGCTCGGAAATACACAGCCCTCCATGAAAGTATTGTGGCGCCACGGGTCCTGGAGCTAGCTGGGGAGGTGCTGGACACCGGGGACCCAATCATACGGCCCCTATGGTGGATTGCCACAGGTGATGAGACAGCCTATAAAATCGACTCCCAGTTCTTGATTGGGGATGACCTCATGGTAGCCCCAGTTTTAGAGCCCGGAAAGCAAGAGCGTGACATCTACCTCCCTGCTGGCCGTTGGAGAAGCTACAAGGGAGAGAGATTTGATATCAAGGAGCCACTGCATCTCACAGACTATCCTGTAGACCTGGATGAAATTGCTTACTTTGTTTGGGTGTAG